The Burkholderia pyrrocinia genome includes a window with the following:
- a CDS encoding ATP-binding protein, whose translation MNTDHTEPRRDAQVSHLPDPLPSREANTKKGTQLPAAPRSLDETGLSMTFVAGLVLKSTLMLGRPSYGDLVERHCLPLAVLDDVFAFLVREHLVELTHRGATDLDVTFRLTDAGRVLAFEERARSGYSGPAPVTLDAYLECVSVHSVRKLHIGQSDVWAAFEGIVIDTAVLDAAAAALNAGRPLLIYGPAGSGKTFLAERLGALMHGRVPVPHAICVAGEVIQIYDPLVHVDAESPAGGQSVDRRWRLCKRPVVMSGGELTLDELDLRRDEAAGFYQAPPHMKANMGMYVIDDLGRQRVEPRDLLNRWLRPLDRGVDFMTLESGNRFVLPFDVWPVFSSNFAPEQFCDDAFLRRLGSKLHVGALSIDDYRAVYNAACASLGLVSASDAFDFLLHRLHLPTGKAFLACFPADLLRLVAAGARYRGDPPEVTHDALYDAWASYFGAAPERDGSHPPPIERGGRTFITG comes from the coding sequence ATGAATACGGACCACACCGAACCGAGACGCGACGCGCAGGTGTCCCACCTGCCCGATCCGTTGCCGTCGCGGGAAGCCAATACGAAGAAGGGCACGCAGTTGCCGGCGGCGCCGCGTTCGCTCGACGAAACCGGGCTGAGCATGACGTTCGTCGCCGGGCTCGTGCTGAAGTCGACGCTGATGCTCGGCCGCCCGTCGTACGGCGACCTGGTCGAGCGGCACTGCCTGCCGCTCGCGGTGCTCGACGATGTCTTCGCGTTCCTGGTGCGCGAGCATCTCGTCGAGCTCACTCATCGCGGCGCAACCGATCTCGACGTGACGTTCCGCCTGACCGACGCGGGCCGCGTGCTCGCGTTCGAGGAACGCGCGCGCAGCGGCTACAGCGGGCCCGCGCCGGTCACGCTCGACGCGTATCTCGAATGCGTGAGCGTGCATTCGGTGCGCAAGCTGCACATCGGCCAGAGCGACGTGTGGGCCGCGTTCGAAGGCATCGTGATCGACACCGCGGTCCTCGACGCGGCGGCCGCGGCGCTGAACGCGGGCCGTCCGCTGCTGATCTACGGCCCGGCCGGCAGCGGCAAGACCTTCCTCGCCGAGCGGCTCGGCGCGCTGATGCACGGCCGCGTGCCGGTGCCGCACGCGATCTGCGTGGCCGGCGAAGTGATCCAGATCTATGACCCGCTCGTGCACGTCGACGCGGAATCGCCTGCCGGCGGCCAGTCGGTCGATCGCCGCTGGCGCCTGTGCAAGCGGCCGGTCGTGATGTCCGGCGGCGAACTGACGCTCGACGAGCTCGATCTTCGCCGCGACGAGGCCGCCGGTTTCTACCAGGCGCCGCCGCACATGAAGGCGAACATGGGCATGTACGTCATTGACGATCTCGGCCGGCAGCGCGTCGAGCCGCGCGACCTGCTCAATCGCTGGCTGCGCCCGCTCGATCGCGGCGTCGATTTCATGACGCTCGAATCCGGCAACCGCTTCGTGCTGCCGTTCGACGTGTGGCCGGTGTTCTCGAGCAACTTCGCGCCGGAACAGTTCTGCGACGACGCGTTCCTGCGCCGCCTCGGCTCGAAGCTTCACGTCGGCGCGCTGTCGATCGACGACTACCGCGCCGTATACAACGCGGCCTGCGCATCGCTCGGTCTCGTATCGGCGAGCGATGCGTTCGACTTCCTGCTGCACCGGCTGCATCTGCCGACCGGCAAGGCGTTTCTCGCGTGCTTTCCGGCGGACCTGCTGCGCCTCGTGGCCGCCGGCGCGCGTTACCGCGGCGACCCGCCCGAGGTGACGCACGACGCGCTGTACGACGCGTGGGCGAGCTATTTCGGCGCAGCGCCCGAACGGGACGGCAGCCATCCGCCGCCCATCGAGCGCGGTGGCCGTACGTTCATCACCGGTTGA
- a CDS encoding A24 family peptidase, with the protein MLPVAPPYPVPLCVTLLAVAAASTDIATRRIPNRLVAVGLAGALVAQCMLHGVLAGALGWLAGAATGFGLLLPFYLLRGMAAGDVKLMLAIGAWVGAEMTFYIVLATFVAGGIGAIAFALLRGRMRQMWANVRALIARRSQRARAGAADGPAEIASVGTLPYGVAIAAGTLGMLFASCA; encoded by the coding sequence ATGTTACCTGTTGCGCCGCCTTACCCGGTTCCGTTGTGCGTGACGCTGCTCGCGGTCGCCGCGGCCAGCACGGATATCGCGACCCGCCGCATTCCGAACCGCCTCGTCGCGGTCGGGCTCGCCGGTGCGCTGGTCGCCCAGTGCATGCTGCACGGCGTCCTGGCAGGCGCACTCGGATGGCTCGCAGGCGCCGCGACCGGCTTCGGCCTGCTGCTGCCGTTCTACCTGTTGCGCGGGATGGCGGCCGGCGACGTGAAGCTGATGCTCGCGATCGGCGCATGGGTCGGCGCGGAAATGACGTTTTACATCGTGTTGGCGACCTTCGTGGCCGGCGGGATCGGTGCCATCGCGTTCGCGCTGTTGCGCGGGCGGATGCGCCAGATGTGGGCGAACGTCCGCGCGCTGATCGCGCGCCGTTCGCAAAGGGCGCGCGCAGGGGCAGCCGACGGCCCCGCGGAAATCGCGTCGGTCGGCACGCTGCCGTACGGCGTGGCGATCGCGGCCGGCACGCTGGGCATGCTGTTCGCGTCGTGCGCCTAG
- a CDS encoding Flp family type IVb pilin, with amino-acid sequence MQARVRAVRRWISDEQGVTSIEYALLGAMFAVAVLGSVVTLKDSLDDTYEVIATAVTAAVTTALAMVS; translated from the coding sequence ATGCAAGCCAGGGTGCGTGCAGTACGTCGCTGGATCAGCGACGAGCAGGGCGTGACGTCGATCGAATATGCGTTGCTCGGAGCCATGTTCGCCGTTGCGGTGCTGGGCAGCGTCGTCACGCTGAAAGACTCGCTGGACGATACGTACGAGGTGATCGCAACAGCCGTGACGGCGGCCGTGACCACTGCGTTGGCCATGGTTTCCTGA
- a CDS encoding Flp family type IVb pilin produces the protein MSKFIQQVSRFVRDEDGVTAIEYGLIAALIAVGIIAALSTVGKDLKTVFSTIADDLDSAVAAI, from the coding sequence ATGTCCAAGTTCATTCAACAAGTCAGCCGTTTCGTCCGCGATGAAGACGGTGTGACGGCCATCGAATACGGCCTGATCGCCGCACTGATCGCCGTCGGCATCATCGCCGCGCTGTCGACGGTCGGCAAGGACCTCAAGACCGTGTTCAGCACGATCGCGGACGACCTCGATTCAGCGGTCGCAGCCATCTGA
- a CDS encoding Flp family type IVb pilin → MSRIIEKIAWFMQDQGGVTAIEYGLIAALIAIGIIAALTTVGTDLKTVFSTVADDLDSVVAAI, encoded by the coding sequence ATGTCAAGAATCATCGAAAAGATCGCCTGGTTCATGCAGGACCAGGGCGGCGTGACGGCCATTGAATACGGCCTGATCGCCGCGCTGATCGCGATCGGCATCATTGCCGCGCTGACGACGGTCGGTACGGATCTGAAGACCGTATTCAGCACGGTCGCCGACGATCTGGACTCGGTAGTAGCAGCCATTTGA